In Brachyhypopomus gauderio isolate BG-103 chromosome 2, BGAUD_0.2, whole genome shotgun sequence, the DNA window aaacccaaaCACCACTCATTCACCCTCTAGTCACACTCCTAACACCCGCAAACACACAGCGTCATACTTGGTGTGACCAGAGAACTGCCTGAGAGCCACCCGGCCGTCAACGTCGAACAGCCGTACGAGGCCTTCTTCGCTTCCAGCCACCAGCAGCTTGCCGTCGCCTCGGAAGCTCCCGCCATATGCTGTATCCCGGAAACGGGCGAAACTGCGCACGGGTTCCTGAGAGTGAGGGCCGTACACCTGGAGCTGGAACAGAGCAGGTCCTCAAAACACTGCAGCAATGCCAGCCTTGTTTTAAAAAGCAGCCATGTGCACAGAAAATGTAGGTCAAGCATTTCAGTAGCGGCTTTGTGTGTCTGACACGTTCTTCCTTCTAGATGTGTTTGTGGCGCTTGCAAGTGAGGAGACTAAACTACCTCTACACCCATATGCTGCTAAATCTGTCCATGCCACTTCCCTTCACGCTTAAAGCACTAAACACTAAGTGCTTAAGAAGTTTCACACAAAAGCACCTCCTGTTCTTTTTTATAGCTAAcgaagacatgaagacatgaGTGAGTGTGCAGCAACAGCAGAACTGTTTATATTTCCTGTGGATAGATAAGAGTGTCATTCTGAGTTCTAGACCATGAAATGAGCCCTAAAACTCACATCTTACAACAGGACCAATAGTGCTGGTCCCATCCCCATCTCCACAATAGAAATCAGCGCTGTTTATTGGGATATTGCCCGACTTTAAAATACCATCAAATTAAGATAAACGCTGAAACTTTGTTTGACTTCTTTTCATAGTGTTTAAACGTATTAACTGATATGTAATTTTTCCCTCTTTTTCCAATGAGGAATGACATTACAGAACTGGTTAGGGAATGTTTTAAACAGCATTAGAAAATTGCCCTCTCAAAACCCAGATTGGCTTTGGAGCATgtggttttttttaaatgagcaatgcatcaataaaaataaaaccaaGCTTAATCAAAACCTTCATGCTTATGACATTTGCTGATGGTTATAGCTTTGGGCCACATTTACACTACTGATGTGGCAGAAATGTTCATGAAATATTAATGTGATTTTTAGCAGTGTGAAGAAATCCATAGCCATGAAATCCTAGTGAGAACCTTTATGTAAAAATGCATTGTAAATATGACTTTGCTTGGTATTTCAAGTAAGAATGTTCATTTCAGGTCAGAGGTCTAGCAAAACTGATATTACATACTTAAAAACATGAGGGTGAAGAATGAAAAAGACTGGGTTTGACTTAAAAACATTTGAACTGAGCATTAAAGGAGCAATAAGTATATTTACCACCAAAACCTAGCAAAAAAACAATTACTATCATGATTATTTTATGTTTTTCCTAAAGTGCAGCTTGCATGTAATAGAAAAATTTAATTGTTTTGTGGTCCTTAAATTAATCAGATTTGCCCCATGTAGATGGCCTCCATCAAGATCAGGTTGACCTTTTCACCTCCCTTTTCAGGAACCAGCTATGTTTATCGTATTTATGGCAAGTCTTATTGAATGCCATGcgtacagagagtgagagggacagCAAAAGTGAGAGAGACTTACTCTGGTGGAGGCTGTAACTACATAATTGtgaggtggcagtggagaaaaCTCAATTCTTGTGACAGCACCAAACTCTTTGATCTGCACAGGAGCCTGAAAGAGAATGAACTTAGAAACACTTTCTTTTCTGCTTCTTCATTCAATGTCCAAACATAGCCTTTATCAATGAATTGAACAAATGACTTAATATAGCCTGATACCTTATAGTTCTTCCAGTAGAGTGTATCTTCAGTCACCTTCTCTCCCAACTTAGGATACGTTTGAACTTTGGTAGGTTTAAACGAAGCCATCCCAATGACCAGAGGTTCTAATTTAGAAACACTGAGATTGCAATTAGTACAGTCGGCTAAACATATAAAAAGTGATACGCATGTAACGATTTTTAACTGCATATTAAGTGTCTCAGACCCATTTTCATAGTTATTAACCCACAAAATGTGAAGTTATCAGACGAGTAACTCCTAATTGAAGCCATAAATGTCATTCGTAAAAACTATATTCGTATTTGAACCATAGAAATAATCGTGGCTAGTGAAATGATCAACATTAACCCACCATCAATGTATTTATGAGCACGACAGTCATACCCAAACTAGCTCGCTAGCTACTGTAGTTCAATATCTGGTATTCAATATGCTGCTTagcattttaaataatctacaaaaacacatacataccGGGAATGTGCCAGGAAGTATTTGTCGAAGCTTTGCTTCTTTCTGCAGAATGGCTTGATTTAATTTTTATGCTGTCTATGTTAAGCGTGCAAATCTATCACGTTGTTTCTATTGCTAAAAGGGTGCCGCCATTTTGCACAAGTTACTTCCGTTTTGTAAAAACTTTATTGAAAACTGAGTTCGTACCCTGTTCTGTATGGTACGTAATTTGTCCATACACTGAAACATGAAGATTGCATGTCCTGCATGTCCTAGTGTCATTTTTTCCTTTCCCGAAGCAGCCGGGCTTATTATAATTATGaaacaaataagcaaacaaacaaaccaacataCATATTCTCAACTCTCACTCTCATATATCGACAAAAACATGATGTTTATGCAGACACTGCACAGAGGCTCAGATCTTTGTTTTCTTTCACAGATCTTTTACAGTTTTCAAATACGCATTAAGTGAAGATTAGCAATCAGGACCCTGTCTTattcaaacagaatattattctaAGAGGACACTGTAAATCCATTTGTAACCTTTCAAAAGTCTTGTATCCTTTCAGACTGTAGATAGTGTAATTAAGGTAGGACCTGATTGCAACGTGATTCTGACATCTTAtcttaatttatatattttaatgaaaTCCCTAGAAATGGAGTATGTAGGTCGAGAAGCCTCTGTGGGTCCTTTCATTAAGCGTTTACTCCATGGACTTCATAGAGCATATGGAGTAAACTTGGCTAATTATTTTAAGATTCAAGGCACCAGTGCAACTGCACTAGCTTTCACACAACCTTTGTATGAAGAGAAGGATTTCAACATCTTGTTCTGATTACATGACATTTGAAACACAGAGTGGGCCTGCATTAAGTCAGTATTTCTTCAGTCAAGATCATGAACTGTTGGTAATGTATTTTGGTAATGCtcaagaaagaaaaatattGCCTTTTGAGTCTGGGTTCCTCTTGTTCATGTATAccagtttttttctcttctcagcttttcagcgccacctttacgtttcgtagtttgtttagaccctgGCTTATGCGGACTTATTTTTTCAAGTTTCAGTAGTGTCAACCGTGTCGCggagggatcacatgatgagttagacccttgtagtgtcagtgtgcaactggcgTCTCTCTCTTGACTTGTCACTCGTGGGATGCAAATGGAGATATAAAAAATGCggcattagtatggacaaggcttttccagttcgtgactacttgtattaataagtgacacagctgctgtatgttttcgtagtccggcccggattttttttctgatctccgtattaataagtgacacagctgctgtatgttttcgtagtccggccaggattttttttctgatctccgcagcatgccgtcagcccgcatcagctggccggcatgctcgttcatgtgtttacaggcccagtccgcggccgcgcgcCGAGCAGGTTTGCCTGACTGAGGGAGAGGTGATAACACCGTTAAGGCTGGATTATACTGTCGCGAGTGACCTTAGcgcgactccacacacctcgcGCTGGAatttttcaagtactttagcctaaattccagcacttttcaaaactGAAACGCAATGCAacattaccacatatcgtttcggacaacaccgcaaagaatgtgacgcgccaagtataaacgcctccgccgttcgcggaggttcgcgcgaggtgtgccgggcggggccgcagtgcgcggcagtgactcctccacgggctgagttaaaccaccagcggcccactaacccatcggcccacccgggaaatccccggtagtaatgtatgccagtccgcccctgggtgAGATACAGATGGGGATAGACTGAAAGACACAAATGGTGATGCAGTTATCCAAATGGGAATTAGAGCACACGGATGTGGTCAACCATTTGCAAAGTGGAAAAAACATAGTTTATTGAATAAGACCACTTTGCCTAAGAGAAGGTAAATGATTACTAATGTTATTTGCAAACAGGAAGGGGAAGCACATGACGTAACAGCAATGTCACAAGGAAATCAAGGCCAGTGGCTTTGTACGGAAAATCTACAGAAGTTGAGAAAAAAATCACCTGGTGAGAGGTGGGGGCGAAGGGTGTGAGCTGCATGAAATGTTGGCTTGGAATGACTTATGATGTCCTTCCTACTCTGCAAACACTTGACATGGCCAGACATGGTGATGAACTCTGAAAGTAAACAGATTTATAGACAGTTTCATTTGAGGATTCATTTGAAAATTTGTGCCATTGAGTTTCATTTCAGTTGATGAAGCATTTGAAAGGAAGAGATGGATGTATGCAGATTTGGTAGCTAAGGTGAGAGAATGTGTATGGCAGATGTATACAAGGCCCATAGAGATTAGTGCTAGGGAACTTGTAGTTAGATATACCACATCTTTGCTTATGGAATTTGGTTTAATTCAAAATGGTAGTTGTGACTTAATTATCAACAGTACCTGAAAGGGCTTGTGGATGAGGAGAACACAAGCTGGTTGAGAAAATGCAGTATAAGGGTCGAATGTCTGAGGATGTCAGTGTCTGTTTCAGGCCGTTATATCATATCATTATGTAGTATGGTAAATCCAGATAGAACTGGTGGCACTGAGCGTGACTTAATGTGGCCAGTGAGTATGGCCTTAGTCACAGCAGAGAACACACATCCATGAGTCTCATGAGACCCAAAATAAAACCCTGATAGTTTGTGAAGAACACTTAGTGGTTTTAACAGAAAACAGGCAGCCACATTAAAACAATATTCTGGTAACCAGTATCATTTATGATATACCAAACGAAGAGCAGGGTAAACTTGGTCAAAAGCTACACTAAGATCAAGTAAAATGTTAAAAGACGTTCTAGATTCAACAGTAAATCACTGAATACCTTCAGAAGAATGCAAAATTAGGAATAGTGAAAATACTATAAAAATATTTCACTTACAAcaaatatgtttattatgtaatTTATGTATACTTCTAACATAAAATAGTGACGAACAGTTTCAGAAGTTCAGTTTATGAAGCTAAAGTAGCTATCTTTACTACAACTGATTACTACTAGACAAGTGGTACTGAATAATGGAATTGCTACAGGTACTACTATGGATTGTCCTATCAATATGGAGTCAATATATGACTGGGATGGTAAATTCTTAACTTTGGAACTCAACGGCATATGATTTTTTTAACCTTGTATAAAACCTCTACACATTATTTGGGAGAGCACTCAACTTCAAGAAAATTTGTGTCATTGAGTTTTCCTCAATTTGtaatctctctcttttgctgtcactctcactctctgtatACATGACATTTAATAAGACTTGCCAAAAATTGTCATTGCCATGGTCTGTCACCTCTGTAGAGTCTATGGCCTTCAACCCTGTCAGTGGTTGACCTTTGAGCTGTTGAGTGCCCCCTCTTCTTCAGTCTTTTGTGAACTAAATTTTGAGACTTTGGCCAATATGATTTACTTCCAGAGTATGCCTAAACATTTGGTCCATCCAGCAATGTCTCACGTTCATTTGTACTGCATGTGAAAGCTTTAAAAAGTATGCTACCACTTTTTCAGATTAGCTACATACTGACTTTCAAAGGAATCCTAATATTAGATGTTAGTCATACCGCACAAGCACACTCAAATATATGAATATAGATATGAAAATGCAGAAGTGAGAAGGTGATGAAATTATTAAAAAAAGAGTAGACGAGGGGTGCTGAGGGGGAAATCTTAAGATATTTCTAATTTTTCTTATATGACTAATAATTACTTACTCATTACCCTGTGGACATGAAGTCATTCGTAAACTTCGTTAACTTTGCTGTCTAAAATCCCCCAATTAATTCTAAAGTTACCTAGAATTTGTTCATTCTTTCATTATTATTCCCTGCTATAGAATTTCATGTAAGGAATAAATGTTGGTAAAGCAAATCTTCTCTTCATTAAAGGCCTAAcaacccaccccccacccccacacacaccaccaccaccaccatcaccatcaccctccTAACCCcatttgtttttaaatacatttgtgaCAGAAACCTAACACAAGATGGTGAGATGTGATAAGGAAAATGATAAACAGTGGTTAATATGTTTTGAGCTGCTGTATTTCCAACATGCTTTCTTTGCTTTGCAAATGAGCTATGGTCCTAATATCAGCTGGGTGGGATGGGTAAATCCCATGACTTTCCAGTCACACCAAGGTGTTCACAAACCCCACTGTGCCTTGGTGTGAATGAACAAATTGATTTGTGTCAATTGTAAATACACAATTTTATTGACCCTGTATTGGTGAATAAGCACACTCTAAAACCATTAGCATGCATATCAGGTCATCCATCTTCAGTGGTTGGGTTGCCTTAAATTTGCACATAGTTACTTATTCTACGAATTCCTTTATCATATTTATATTATACTGTGAAATGTCTGGTTTTGCAGTTTTCTTCTAGATATTAACGGTGACATAGAAATGACATTTCAGACCTTTTATTAAATAACTTGATCCATATTCATATTCTATCTCCTGTTTAAGACACTTGCCTCTGGCAGAGGACTCAAGGTCCTCAAAGCCAGCACAAATACACATGCTAACAGCCCCCCCCCTCCTTACCCACTCTATATTCTTTACCCTATACACAGTGtctatttttttcctttttgtttatATATGATATCTGTTCAGTGTATTACATGTCATATATGTGTGCTCTTACCAGAACAAGTCCCTTGTACGTGTAACATATTTGGCGAATCTAAAATTTGGCGAATGGTGTAACATATTTGGCGAATCTGAATCTGATCAGGGCTTATTTAATTCGCCATTTAGCCATAACATTGTTAAATACACGACGATAACAACAACTACAAAAAGGGAATTTTGTTTTAGAATTTAGAATATAGAATTTTGTACTTCTCAGAAAACAACCTGTTACATCCAATGTACACCATAGACAAAATCCACAGAAAAGATTTTCTTAAGAATTAAAAATCCTTAGTATTAGCACTTATGTCGTACATGGGGAACTTTGCGTTTACTCGGTAACGTTTTCACTTTCTCACGCACATGCTCAATTTGTGTAGGAGTCCTTGGATAAAAGGACGCGTGAGCATGAGTTTTCGAAACTGGCCGCGAGCAATACGCCACAACACACGCGAGAGGTAAGCTTGCAGTGCACGCGGACAGTTACTGTCACATAGAAAACGGACGTTCGTTGCGGGTAGTCACagataatattatattatactgtATTCTTGTCTTCCTTTATAGTGTTGAAATATTTTATTATCTATGATTGGGAGACTTAAAAAACAGTTTAAATACAATTATTTTACTAGCATGATGAAGAGTAAAGTTGTTTGTCATGTCACCTCTTAACAAATAGTAGTATACTTAACGTTCATTTTattaagtatacttcagtataagtATAGCAAATATACTACAGACCTCACTACATATAGGCTACTTTAAGTGTACTAGAaaactaataataatactttttttggactaaattggaacatttctagtttataaaagtatactttaaagttcattttaagtTTTCAAAAGTACACTTTATAGTATAAAACTAGTATACTCATCCATGTGCTATCAAGGTCCTTGGTATATCCTTCTCGTATGCATAAAGTATACCACAAGTACACTTATCAATATACTGTATACCATTGTATTAGTTATATATTTCGAGTCTATTTTTATTGTATACTTTAAATATACTGTTATAAACATTGGTTATTTCACTAGTTTGCTTTAGGTTTGCTTGGCATATTACTTGTAGCTTACTATTTAAATGTAACGTAAACgttaatgtaaatgtgccatattttgtcaattgttttttgtacaccccaatcgaaatttgtcctccgcttttaacccatctgtgcagtcagaagacacacacacacacacacacacacacacacttgtgattactagggggctgtggatcacacgtgcccagagcggtgggcagccctagcctggcgcccggggagcagttggggttaggtgccttgctcaagggcacctcagtcatggcctcaggtctgggaatcgaacccacgaccctccggtcacaagaccagttccctaccaccatgGCAATGACTGCCCCATTTATGTACTTAAGTATTTATGTACTTGAAATATACTTCTTAAAGTATTCTTAAAGTTTACTGTATGTACACAAGAGTGTAATGCATTTACAAAATCACAAGACAGAATGTTGAAAACAAGTTCAatatattttcaaacatttcacacatttcaaaaacaaatacatatgaaataaagtccttccttactggagaaaatgaaagaaaaaagtgCACAAATGACCATCAGGTGAGTcggatcataggccccgcccacctgagagatgacacaacgcaacaagacaactgccgctgtggacaggGGTGACCAGTGGGGGTCTTAATTATAAAACTTATTATACTTTTCTTAAGTTTATATTGATCAAAAGTTTAAGTACAATTAAAGGCCACATATACTTAAACTATTCGGAATACCGAATAAGCCAGGTATACTTAAGTATAACTGTGTTAAGTACATCACTGATATgtacataaaaaataaactaaaagtATACTTGCTTATTTTTAGATTAAAAGAAGTATACTAatagtacacttgaataaacttctttttTGTAAGGGACTCTATAATGTCTAATGCCTATGCCTACTTTTCAGATGAGGCATACATTGAATATTATCTCCCTTCTCTGCTTGTGCACTATGAAAGTGTCGGACACCTTCCCTGACAAACGTAAGAACATACACTACATCAGCTATAAATGAATTACAGTGTATGCCTGGTTGTAtttcatgtttgttttttcatgtgaatctccgtgtttgtgtatgtgaagTCATAGTAGGTAAAAGCGGTGGCAGCGTTACACTGCGCTGTCCCCCAGCCACTGAACCCACCGTGACATGGAAGCATGACAATACGGAGCTACCTCAGAATGAAACCACGCTGACCTTCACCGACTTTGATACAGACCTAACCGGGAACTTCACCTGCTGGAAGAAAGATGAATTCTTGGATTACACCTACATCCTGCTTGACATGTCTCATGAACAAAGTGAGTGGGTcatatactctctctctctctctctctctctctctctctctctctctatatatatatatatatatatatatatatatatatatatatatatatatcagtccACAGTTTACACCATCAATGTAATCAAATGGAAGATAACAACAGAAGGAATATGAACAGTAACCACAACAGCAGATTTACACATCATATATATAAATGTCgttaaaatataattatatataagcCTTACtttaaaagctaattatttttgAATAATTATTCTTGAATTATTCTTGAATTTTTATCCAGTTATTCTTATCCAATATGCACAGAATAATATTTGACTAAACTAACACAGACTGACAGACTGCTTTCCCCCCTCTGGGTAACATGATATTAAAAGATAAACATACAAATAGGTGAGTTAATCAGAATATGAGAACTGATAGCAGCATCGACTGGCATGAAAGAGACAGTCAGCATTTTCTCCTTGGTGAGTTAACTGCCATGTGCCACATTAAACAGCATTTCACTTCATGCCTGTGTCAGAAAAACAGCTTCCTGTTGGACATGCTCAAAGTGGTGTTATTATAGTCCAACTCCTGTTGTAATAGGCCTGGGCCAGGACACACTGAACAAGTATTATTTAACTTTGTACATGTTTTAACTCAGTTTGACAACAGTTTATGAATGACTGAATTTCTCTCAGGCCTGCAAATTACATGCACAGCTGAAACGTTGAACTGCAGCTACAACATTTCCTGCAGAATGAACAATGTGAACATCCCCAACTTAAAAGTTTTTAGACTTCGCTATGAATGGTATGACCCCAAAAAACACACAAGCAAAATAAatctacttaaaaaaaaatgtatacatatatataaattaatacaatgacatatatatatatatatatatatatatatatatatatatatatatatatatatatatatatatatatatatatataattagcaGGCCTTACATTTTTGCAGGGATGACAATGGTTGGGTGCTGCCTTCTGAAGACGGTACCTTTCACCTGACGCACTTTACTAATCCTTATGCGGAAGAACACAAACGTCTTAAGGTGGTAGGGGAAGCCATGTCCTTGAACTACTACTATACATCGAGATATGACTTCTATCTCCGAGACATCAGTGAGTGTGTATTGTTTTCTCTTTGGTTGTGTTCCTCATACCTGTGCTTGTCTAACCCTGACCACTGTTGGCTCTGTCTCTGTAGTTAAGCCTGGCTGTCCTACACTCTCTGTGGCCAAAGGGGTCATTGATCTGAGTCCTCCAGGCATCTGGCCCTCACCCCCAAGTTACTACCCTCTTGAGAATGAAATTCAGTGTGAGTGGCGAAGCAATGGAGAGGTAACACTGCCCTGgtctcaaacacaaacacataagcaCACGCACAGATAGCTAATCTGAATGCTCCTCTTTGCCCTCAGAGAAGCACCTGCAGGTTGGATAGTGGTGCGGCCGTGCCAGAGGACGTCAGTATGCTGAGGGTTCGCTGCCGTGACCCGCTGCTCCTCTCTCAGTGGAGCGAGTGGACACCATGGCAAAATGTATCTCACTAACATCCACATCTACATCCAatgtccatctctgtctctccccttgCTGTCTGCCCCCACGTGTCTGAGGACCCTTTTATatatgtttgcatgtgtgtatgcgtggcacatatttatatttatgtacactGTCTGTGTCCTATTAAAAGTCTCCTTTCATGCCCTGTCTATTTATTCCTGTATGTATGAGATCTATGTATGAGATAATTTATCTTTACAATCCTTATTTTTATGTTCACTTCTAAATCATTATACATATGTATCTGTATTACAGAAACACTGTAGAACAAGCTAATTAACAAATAGCTAATTCATGAAATTTAAGAACAGTGAAGTGCAGTATATGTGAAATAAATTTCCCAAGTTCATCTGAAACACAATTTTAACTACATTTAGCAAGACTGCTAAATGCTGACATTCTTCTGTATTTCAGAACAGTGATAATCTTCTAGAAGAAAAGTAAATTTCATTATAGAACTGTCGCTGCATCAGTGAATAGCATATGGTGATTCCTCATTAGAGAAAACGCCAACAGTTTAAAAAaggtttgagtgtatgttcagGCCCATGCATACATGATGgatttgtctttttgttcttaGGTGGGTAGAAGACGACAAAAAAAGAACAGGGAAAAGGGGCAAAGAGTGGGGAAAAAAGGCCATCACAACAGGAAACAAACGCAAAGAGTGGGGAAATAAGGCCATCACAACAGGAAACAAACGCAAAGAGTGGGGAAATAAGGCCATCACAACAGGAAACAAACGCAAAGAGTGGGGAAAAAAGGCCATCACAACAGGAAACAAAAGCAAGACTAACATGTTGCACTTCTCTAAAAGAGTCCACAATGTTGATCCTCACTGTTGGTTGTCTGCACACGCTTTTCAGTAAAAAAAGCTCTTCTTTTTCTTTAAAGAGCCTGTTACATCTACACTGTTTTAGCTGGGGCTTCAGTCAGTGAATGGATGGGACTTTTAGGAATTTGTATTGCTTTTGCCTAGAAATACCACCAGTCACTGTATGATCACCTCAGTTAATCTTGTGCACCGAGCCATACTGCTCTGCTACGATTTGCAGATAGACTTTAGGGCCCTACTGCCCAGCTGCCCGGAGCCTCATATGACACGGTTTCACATGGCACGTGATATTACACATGTGTTAAGATCTGGGTGGCAATTTGCACCCCTCAAGACATAAATGGCTTTTATAACTTCAAAAAATACACaatatacatttaaaatgtgtccAATGTTTTATAACCATACATTTAATAACATGTAGTTTATGTTAATGAATAGGAGAT includes these proteins:
- the il12b2 gene encoding interleukin-12 subunit beta, giving the protein MTFETQSGPALSQYFFSQDHELLESLDKRTREHEFSKLAASNTPQHTREMRHTLNIISLLCLCTMKVSDTFPDKLIVGKSGGSVTLRCPPATEPTVTWKHDNTELPQNETTLTFTDFDTDLTGNFTCWKKDEFLDYTYILLDMSHEQSLQITCTAETLNCSYNISCRMNNVNIPNLKVFRLRYEWDDNGWVLPSEDGTFHLTHFTNPYAEEHKRLKVVGEAMSLNYYYTSRYDFYLRDIIKPGCPTLSVAKGVIDLSPPGIWPSPPSYYPLENEIQCEWRSNGERSTCRLDSGAAVPEDVSMLRVRCRDPLLLSQWSEWTPWQNVGRRRQKKNREKGQRVGKKGHHNRKQTQRVGK